In Leifsonia sp. AK011, the genomic stretch CAGTCCAGTGCGGTGTTGCCGTTGGAGGTCGCGAACATGATCTGCTCGCCGTCCGAGAGCCCCTCCCCCTTGAAGTAGCCGAGGAAGTACCGTTCCTTCTCCTCCTCGCGGGGCAGCGGCTTGATCACGATGTCGAAGTCCTTCGTGACCTGCGCGGAACCCTTCGCGACCGTCGCGGTCAGTGTTGCCTCGACCTCCGCGTGCCCATACGAGGGCCGCGTGACCTCTCCGGTGTGCGAGACGAGGTCACTCGTGGACTCCCACGTGATCGTCGAGCCGAATTCGCCCACACTCGGCAGAGTGATGTTGCCCCGCACGTTCTCGGTGTCGTAGAGCTCGAGGTCCAGCGCGTCCCTGTCCACAGAACTCTGGTCGCCGAAGACGGCCTTGACCGTGATGGGGATCTGGCGCACCGTTTGCGAGTCGACGCCCTTGCGGAGGGTCGCCGTGAGGATGGCCGTGGCATCCGGTTCACCCACCGCTGGGCGAGTGATCACGGCCGTGACCGGCACTTTTCGTGCACTGTTCACTGCCGGTGGCACGACGACGTTGGCGACCGAGGAGTTCGAGCTGGACCACGTGATGGTGGAACCGGCCTCGGTGCCGAGCTTGGGGAGCTCGATGTTGTCGACGATCGCGGAGGTGAGCCCGAGGTCGATGGCCGCGGCATCCGCTTCGACGCCAGCGTCATTCGACAATTCGGTCTGCGTTGCCGCATCGACGGCACTCAGGGCCCAGTCGTAGACCCGGAAGTCGGCGAGAGTTCCCTTGAACGAGTAGTTCGCGGGGGTCTGGGACCGTGCGAGGTAGTTGCAGTTGGTTCCGGCGGCGTTGACCGACGGCGGCGTTGCGATGTTCGTGACCTGGGCGTGCTGCACGCCGTCGATGTAGAGCGTGCCCGTCCACGTCGTGCCGCCGCTGTTGGCCGCCTGCGTGTACGTGACATGCTTCCAGACGCCCTCCTGCAGCCGCACCCGGTTCTGCTGCACGTTGGACGACCCTGCGGCGACACGATACCGCTGCGTGTTCGATGCGAAGATCGACCCCAGGGCTCCGGTCGCCACGTCGCACGAGCCGGACTTGCTTCCCAGGCTCCAGATCTGGTGGTCACCCACATTGGCCGGGTCGATCCACACCTCGTAGTCGATGGTGAAGTTCGTGAGACCCGCCGTGAGGTTGTTGGGCAGCCTGACGTAGGCGCCATCGAGCGACGTGGCATATCCATCCGGGTTGAACCGGACGCCCTTTCCGGTGAGGTCTGCCTTCTCGGGGTTCACCAGCGTCGCATTGGCGGCGGCTCCGGCGCTTCCACTGTTGGCGATGACTGTTCCGGTCGTCTCGTCGAGCTTGAAGTGGTGCAACAAGCCGGTTTCCAGGGGGTCAGCAGCGACGGGTGCCGCGGCGATGACGCCGAGACACAGAGTCGCCGCAACCCCGAGCGCCAGAGCGCGCGGGGCTGTGATTCTTCGATTGGGTGCGTTGAACAACATTTCTCCTCGTACTTCGTTGTATGGGGAATCTGCGCCGTGAACGGATCGTTCGGCCCCCGAACGGGGCGGCGCTTGCACCAATTGTTATCGCTCACATGCTGGATCACAAGCCTTCGAACCCGATTAATCCGGAGATCGACGTGAGCCTGAGGCCCGACAGCTCCACGAACCTCGCTCCAGAGGCCTCCAATTATCTGGACTGGCAACTTAACCGAGCATGTGTCGCGCGTCCCGAAATGTCGGCGAAATATTTCCGCAACGAAAGGAAACACCAATCCCATACTTTCGAGATGCAATCACTTGATCGCATTGGGAGTGGACCCGACCGCGCCCGGATGCCACTACCCCTGGAGTGCGGAATGACCTTGAGAACTACTCCCCATCACCGAGCAAGACGCCTCGGAACCGTCGCTGCCGGCATCACGGCCATCGCCGTAGCCCTGTCCGCCGGTGTTGTCCCGGCGTCCGCAGTGACCACGGTGCCGACCGCTGGCGCAGAATGGCAGATCCACGACAGCGCACGACCCGGACTCGACACCGGGAGCATTCGTGCGATCAACAACACCCGGGTGGACGGGTACGGCAACATCTTCGTCCGCGTCGCGGGAGCCGGATCCGCTCCCCTCATGAACGGCCAGATGATGCGAGGCTTCGGTCTCACCTTCGATGGCGTCTCCACGTTCTCGAGCACCGTCTCCGTTCCGCTCGGCGACGTCGCGGTGTCCCGACGCGTCGATCTGCAGTCCGCGTCCGACTCGGCGCGCTACTTCGACACCTTCACGAACACCTCCAGCTCACCGATCACGGTCGACGTCTCGTTTGGCGGCGCCCTCGGATACGGCTCGGGAAACCAGCAGGGCACCGTCGCGGCAACGACGGACGGTGACACCACCATCTCCCCCGCCGACTCGTGGGCCGTTGTGTCGCAGCCCGTCGCGGCGGGCAATAGGCCGATCGGTACCGTGCTCGGCTCACCGGCCCCCTTCGAGGGAGCGATGGTGCGCACCGGCAACCAGGAGCGCAATCCCTTCGAGACCGCCCTCGTGACGACAGGTCACGAAGCCAACTTCTACGGATTCGTGAACACCCTCACCATCGACCCGGGCGAGACCCAGTCGCTCCTGCGCTACGTCTATGCGGGAACACCGGGACCGGACTCCGTGGCGACGGCGAGCACCGCCCTCACCGCGTTGGCGACCACGCCGAGCGTCGAGGGCCTGTCGGACGACGAGCTGTGCACCGTGGCCAACTGGGACCTGCCATCCGATGACTGCGGCACGTCGCTGACTCTCGAGCTGCCACCGACGCCCGCGCCCGCGCCGACCACGACGGCCATCACGTACGACGTCGTCAGCAAGTCGATCGCCGAGCTGCAGGCCGACATGGAGCTCGGAGTCGTCACATCCGAGCAGATCACGCAGGCCTACCTCGACCGCATCGCGGCCTACGACGACGGGCCCTTCGGGTTCCACTCGTTCATCACCGTGGCGGACGACGCGCTGGATCAGGCACGGGCAGCGGATGCTCGGCGCGCGGCCGGCGAGACCGGAGAGCTCCTCGGCATCCCGATGGGCATCAAGGACATCTACGACACCTACGACATGCCGACAACCGGCGGCTCAGCAGCTCTCGAGGGGTGGACACCCGCCAAGGACTCGTACCAGGTCGCGAAGCTCCGTGAAGCCGGTGCCGTGATCCTCGGTAAGACGAACCTGTCGGAGTGGGCGAACTCGGGTAGCCGCTCGGAGAGCGGATACGGGCAGGTCTGGAACGCGCTCTCGCCGTCGAAGACCTCCTTCGGATCGAGTGGTGGATCCGCCGTCGCCCTCGCCGCGAGCCTCACGGCTGGAGCCATGGGCACGCAGACCGGCGTCTCGCTCTACGCGCCGGCGACGGGTTCGAGCATGACGATGTTCCGCGGAACCGACGGCATGGCGAGCACGCGCGGTGTGATGCCACTGACCTACGGCCAGGACTACGCCGGACCGATCGCCCGCACCGTGACCGATCTCGCCTACATCCTCAACGCCACCACCGGCACCGACCCGGACGAGCTCCTCACGGCCGAGGCCGACGCGCACCGCCCCGAGGACTGGACGGATCACCTCACCGTCGATGGCCTGCAAGGCAAGCGCGTGGGGTTCATCCCCGGCTCGTTCGTTTCGGGCTTCGCTGACGACACCACCGGTGCGACCGTGCTCGCGAGCCTCTCCGAGCTGGAGAAGGCTGGCGCAACGCTCGTCGAGATGGGCACTCCCCCGTCGGCCGGCAGCGCGCCGAGCGTCAACGGCTGGGCGCTGTACATCTCAGAGCAGGAGAGCTTCCCGTTCCCCAACAGCAGCGCCCTCAAGGCCGACGAGCGAGTGCTCCCGTACAACCGCGGAACCGACAACACCGGTGGTGCTGTCGTCCCGCGACCGACCGACGAGCAGATCCAGGCACGCATCGACGCCCGCAAGCTCTCGAAGGACCGCATCGCCCAGTGGATGGATGCCGCGGACGTCGACTTCGTGGTCTACGCGGGCTTCATCTCCGATATCTACAACAACGACGGCAACAGCAACCAGCACTCGTCGGATCGCGCGACCGGGGTTCCCACCTCGAACTACGGCGTGCCGACAGTCGTCGTGCCGATGGGGGCCAACGAGCACGGATACCCGATGTCGCTGCAGATCGTCGGACGAGCATGGGATGACGCGGCCGTCCTGAACGCGGGCTACGCGCTCGAGCAGGCCACCCAGGCCCAGCTCGAGTCACAGTACGCGCCGCGCCTGACGGTGATCGGCGAGGACGGTGAAGTGATTCCGCCCGCGGCCGAGGCACCCGCTCTCGCACACACCGGTGGCGAGATCTCGGAGGCCATCGTCTTCGCGAGTGCACTCCTGCTCGGCGCTGGACTCGTCCTCGCCCTGGGTGCGGCCCGCCGGAGGCACGCACGCGGCTAGCCGCCCTCGGGTACACGGTGGGCCGTGCTCTGTCGTCAGGACAGGGTGCGGCCCGCTGTCGCGCATCGCTCGACCTTAGGCGCTCACCTGGATGACTTCGGGTAGCTCGATGACGACCGCGGTCCGACCTGTGGGGATCAGCTCCTCAGGGCACGTGAGTTCTCGCCGCATTGGGCTGCGAACCTCGCTGTCCTCCACAGCGGAGACCGAGTACTCAACACACAGGTAGCCATCGAGTGTGGAGGACCAGAGACCTCCTCCGGCTGGTCCCGACTCCGACCCGTACAAAACGACGCTGTAGCTTACGACCCCTTCGCCAGGTCGCACATCGACGCTGTACAAAGTGGACATGTTCAGAGTAGGCAGCGAAGCCCCGTCCCACACAACCACCTTGTCAGTCGACCCGAGATCCTCAAGGTGCTCTTGAGCACGCGCTTCAGTGGCCAGATAGTTGACGGCCTGCGTATCGAGGTGGCTCAAGACCAGCAACAGTCGATCGCGTGGGGACTGCACACACCCCGAAAGAGAAAGGACGACTACGGCAGACACTGCCGCCATGCCTACCGTCTTCACCACCGGCCGCCCCCTTTTCTTGTCTCTCATTATTCGTGGAGGCAGGAGAAACAAAGAACCCCGCCCGAGAAATCTCTCGGGCGGGGTTCGACGTTGCTGCGATTGTGGACCCGAGGGGATTCGAACCCCTGACCCCCTGCATGCCATGCAGGTGCGCTACCAACTGCGCCACGGGCCCGTGAAAACGTGCTTGATCACTATACCGGATGCTCGAACCCCTCGACGACGCGCGCGCTGAGTCACTCCCTACCGAGCGAACCGGAACGCCGGGTAGGAGTAGAACTCGCCCCGGTTCGTGAGCACCGCCGCCCGGATTCCCAGGACGGCCGCGACGATGCGCGTGATGAAGATCATAAAGTAACCGACGAAGAACAGTGCCATGCCGGGCGGCATCGACGTGCTGCCAGCCATGCCACTTGCGAACGAGACGAAGAACGAAACAAAGCACAGCGCGAAGAACACAGCGCTAATGATGAGCACCGTCAGCTGGAAGTTCCACTCGGTCGTGGTGTGGTGGCGTACGAAGGGTCCGCGATTGCGAAAAAGGAAGAAGAACACCGCGGCCGAGATGATCCCGAAGAAGATGCTCAGTACGTGCGTCAGCACCGCCCACTGTTTCTCCTCGGCTGGGCTGAGCAGGGGCGCTGAGCTGACGGGGTTGGCGTAGGGGTTAGTCGTGTTGGTCACAGTCAGAGCATGCCAGACGCGAGGTTACTGCCGCGTGTCAGGAGCCCTCGGCCGCCCGGATGTCGGCATCGGCCGAGATGTCGTCGAGCTCAGCCGCAAGATAGGACTCCACCTCCGGCAGCTTCAGCACGAAGGTCGAGTAGGCCTCCATCGAGACCACACCCGACACGAGGTCGAAGTCGAGCACGTGACCGCCGAACGTGCCAGCGTTGTCGAGATAGTGCAGGTGGAAGTCCGCGACACTCAGCCCCTGGAAGACATCGGGGCCCTTGAACCCCACCATGGTGCCGGATGTCTCCCCCACCGTTGTCTCACGCTGATCCTTCACCGCCTCCGCGAGCCCCCGGTACGGCGCCTGCTGGCGCACGGCCTCGCGCACCGTCATCCGATCGAAGGATGCCTCCACCCGGAGCGCATAAAAGAGATTGTTGCTCGGCACCAGCGACTCGATGAGGTCCTCGAACTGCTTCTCGCCGAGACCTGCGACCTCGTGGCTGAAGGTGGGCTCGAAGACGACGACCTCGGCGAACGGCAGGCGTTCGTCGGCAGCGACGTCCTGCACCGTGCCGTTGGCGCGGCACAGCACCATGCGACCGTCGACAAGCACGAGTTCTCCGTCGAGGGCGTCACCGCAGCCGACTCCGAGGTCACCAGCGGCCGCGACATCCGCCGCCGAGAAGGCGCCCTCGTAGAGGCCCGCGACGAGGGCGTCGACAAAGGAGAACTGCTGCACGCCCTTGCCGGGGCGCGGCCGCAGGTCTCCCGTCGGCACTAGTCGACCGTCGGCGCGACGGGCAGGGTGATCGGGATGGCCGGGCAGTCCTTCCACAGACGCTCGAGCGAGTAGTACATGCGGTCCTCCTCGTGGAAGACGTGCACAACGAGGTCGCCGAAGTCGAGGAGGATCCAACGCCCCTCTGCGCGTCCCTCACGGCGGAGTGGCTTGGCGCCGATCTCGAGAAGCTTGTCCTCGATCTCCGAGGCGATCGCCTGGACGTTGCGCTCATTGCGCCCCGTCACGAGAAGGAAGACGTCGGTCAGCGGAAGCGGCCCTGACACATCGAGTGCGACGAGGTCCTCGCCCTGTTTCGCGTCGGCAGCGAGAGCCGCCACCGAGAGGAGTTCGCGGGCGTGGTCGGATGCAGTCACATGGTCCTTTGGGTCTGAGTCGATGGTCGACGTGTCATGAGCATTAGAAGGCGTTCACCGCGACGGCGATTCCCAGGAGAACCACAACGAGCGCACCCATCGAGGCAGCGGCGATGATGAGCGCGGTGAGCGCTTTCGTGCCCTGCTGCTTGGGTGCCTGTCCGAGGCCGGAACCCGACCGCGTGCTGACGGCGTTCACGGCGCTCACGGGGGATGACTCGGTCGAGACGACCTCCGCGTCGTGCGACTCGAACAGCTTGTCGATGCTCGAGTGCTCCAATCGCGCCGAAGCACCTGTCGCGCTGAAGGTCTGGGGAAGCTCGATCGAGCCCGTGAGCATGATCTCGCCGGAACCGGCGAGCGGACCGCTGATGTTGCTCTCGGGAATCGAGGGGAGAACCAAGGCACTCGTGGTCGTCGAGCCGGTGCCGACTGAGCGGTTGATCGTCGTCTCGTGGAACTCGTCCTCCTCGTCGAGCTGGGTCGACCAGTGGCCGCGCGGGGGCGTCCAGGTGATCTCCGAGCTCGGAGAGTCCTCCACGACGAGGGCGGGAGCGGGCTGCTCAGCTGCGACCGGCTCTGGGATGAAGGGCACCGGCGTCGGGAACGGCTCCTCGGCGTACGGCTCCGGGGCGGGAACGCCCGAGGGGGTCGGAGGTGCCAGCGACTCCGGGAAGACCTGGGGCGCGGCATCCTGCGGCTCGACATCGTCGGATGCCCCGGCAAGACGATCGAACTCCGCGAGAGCATCGTTGAGCCCCGTGTTCGCGATGGGCTCGGGCGCCACGGGAGGCAGCGGAGATTCCGCGACGGGCTCCGGAGCGGGGGCCGGAGGGAAGAGGGGCTCAGCGACGGGCGACTGCGCCGGGGCGGGCGCGGGCTGAGCGGCGGCGGCTGGCGCAACGGGCGCCGTGGCATCCATACTCGCGAACGGCCACGCGGACTCGACCTCGGTCGGAACGATCTCCGCCTGCTGGGCCTGCTGCGCCTGCTCCTCGAGCGCCAGTGCGGAGGCCTCGTTCGGGTCGGGCACGGCGACGGGCAAGGCACCTGTGTCGATGAATCCCAGTGAGTTGAGGATGCCCGTCACCGCGCCCTGGGAGGGTGCAGCGGCGACCGGCTCCGGCTCCTGGAGCGCAGGTGGCTCCTCCGCGACGGCTGGAGCCTGCTGCTGCTGGAGAGCGCGGAGTTCGCGGCGCGTCATGGTGCGCTCGGGCGTCGCAAAGTCGGCACCGCTGGGAGCAGTAGCGGGAGGAAGGGTGAGGGACTGCGTCTCGAATGACTGGACGGTAGTCGGCTGCTGCTCGGGCACGGGCGGCGCGGCGGCCGGCGATTGGGCGACCACGGGGGGTGCGGGGACGGAGGAACGGCGAGCCTCGGGGCTGTAGTCCCGTACGCGGTACTGCGGCTGGTCTACCTTCGGAAGCGCCTGCGTCGGTGCGAGGTCCTCGTCGAGCGGAGCGGACTCGGCGGCGCGGGGCCGACGGGTCTCCGGGGCGGGCGGCAGCGGTGGACGCTGCTGGGTGACGTAGTCGAGGGGCTCACCAGAGGAAGGCTGCTGCGGGGCGGCCTGTGGCTGGCTCGGTGAGGCGGAACGCCTGCCCGACGAGGGGGATGCAGGTGCGAAGGACTCGACCGGTGCCGCGGGAGTCACGGGCGGCAGCTGGGCAGCCCGACGGGACGTGGTGTCCCACATGTCGTCATTGGCGGCCGGTGACGCGGGCGGAGGGAAGCCGTTGACTTCTGCCTCTGCTGTGTTCGAGCGCTCTCCCTGCCGGGCAGCGCGCCGCGACTGGGGTTGCGGATCCTGGAAGTTGGTCATCTGCTGCTCCGATACAAGTGGTGCTTGGCGATGTATTGGACGACACCATCAGGTACCAAATACCAGACCGGGAAGCCCCGACTGACCCTGCTTCGACAATCCGTGGAGGATATCGCCAACGCCGGCACTTCCAACGAGCTTACGCCCTGCTCTGGTAAACCGCTAATGGTGAGGGGGTGCCCTGGCCGTGAAACTGCTATGAAATGCGCGAGATTCCAGACCTCATCGACGTCTTTCCACTCGAGGATCTGGGCGACGGCGTCCGCGCCCGTGATGAAGAAGAGGTCGGCGTCGGGTCGGGCCGCGCGGATGTCACGGAGCGTATCGACCGTGTACGTAGGGCCTTTGCGCTCGATGTCGACGCGACTCACGGTGAAGCGCGGGTTGGCCGCCGTGGCGATCACCGTCATGAGGTAGCGATGCTCGCCCTCGGTGACCTCGGGTTTCATCCACGGTTGGCCGGTGGGAACGAAGATGACCTCGTCGAGGTCGAAGCTCGACTGGACCTCGCTCGCGGCGACCAGGTGGCCGTTGTGAATCGGATCGAAGGTTCCGCCCATGATTCCGATGCGGGCGCGACGCTGCGCTTGCTCAGTCATGGAGGCCGGTGGTCGCCCTAGTGGCCTGCGCCGTGAGAGTCCTGGCCCTTGGATGCCTTGTTGGCGTGGCGGTTCGCCACATCGCGGTAGCTCCACGTGACAAAGCCGAGAAGCGTGAAGACGGCGACGGCGATGCCTGCGAATGCGAGCGGCGGCATCAGGAGGGGCGCGAGTTCCTCTGTCTCGGCGAGCACGGTGGCAAGAAAGTTCATGCGTGTAATCCTAGCGGCGTTACGCGCGCACCTGTCCGCTGCCGCGCACGATCCACTTGGTGCTCGTGAGCTCGGGGAGACCCATCGGTCCTCGCGCGTGGAGCTTCTGCGTGGAGATACCCACCTCAGCACCGAACCCGAACTCTCCCCCGTCGGTGAAACGGGTGGATGCGTTCACCATCACGACCGCGGAATCCACCTCCGCGAGGAACCGCTCGGCACGAGACAGGTCGTTGGTGATGATCGACTCGGTGTGGTGCGTGGAGTAGTCGCGGATGTGCTCGAGCGCGTCATCCAGCCCGTCCACGACGCGAACCGCGAGGTCGAGCGACATGTACTCGGTGGCCCAGTCCTCCTCGGTGGCGGCAACCGAATCGGGGAAGATCGACCGGGCACGCTCATCGGCGTGGATCGTCACGCCCGAGGCGCGGAGACGGTCGAGCACCGCGGGGAGCAGGCGCGCTGCGGCCGCCTCGCTGACCAGCAGGGTCTCGAGCGCGTTGCAGACACTCGGACGCTGCACCTTCGCGTTGTGCACGATTTCGACGGCCGTCGTGAGGTCGGCCGAGTCATCCAGGTACACATGCACGACGCCCGCGCCCGTCTCGATCACGGGGACCTTCGACTCGCGAACAACCGTGTCGATGAGCTGGGCGCTGCCTCGTGGGATCAGCACGTCCACGTATCCGCGGGCCTGCATGAGCTGGGTCGCACCCTCGCGCCCGAACTCGTCGATGGTCTGGACGGACTCCACCGGGAGGCCAACGGACTTGAGCGCACCCTGGATGAGGGAGACGAGCACGCGGTTGGTGTTCTCGGCAGCCGAACCTCCGCGCAACACCACGGCATTGCCGCTCTTGAGCGCGAGCGCCGCGATATCGATGGTCACGTTGGGGCGCGCCTCGTAGATGGCACCAACAACACCGAACGGAACGCGAACCTGCGTGAGCTGCAGACCGTTCTCGAGTGAGGAGCCACGCACGACGTCTCCCACTGGATCGGGAAGCGCCACGATCTCGAGCACCGCGCTCGCGAGGGATGCCAGGCGGGACTCGTCGAGACGAAGTCGGTCCTGGAGAGCAACGCTCAGGCCGTTCTCGCGCCCGTTGGCGAGGTCCAGCTCGTTGGCCGGCAGGATGCTCGCCGCTCCGGTGGCGACCGCCTCAGAGATCGCCCGCAGCGCGTCGTTCTTCTGCGCCGTCGTGGCCGTGGCCAGCGCGCGAGCAGCGACGCGGGAGGCAGCGAGCTTGTCAGTCAGGGAGGTGAGAACAGCAGACTCAGGCATGCGAAGAGTCTACGACCGGAGCGGCCTCAAACCAGGTGCCGGATTCCGTGCCCGCGAGGGCTCCCGCGACCACGCCCGTTGCCGCCAGGAGCGTTGGGATGCCTGCGGCCGCGGCGAGCTTGGCCGCTGCGACCTTCGTGCCTGCCCCGCCCGTACCCACGCCTGCTACTCCGATGTCGCCGAAGGTCACGCCCGCGAGGTCGTCATCGAACGGCACACGATCGATGCGGGTCGCGCCAGGCTCCCCCGGAGGCCTCGTGTACAGCGCGTCGATATCGCTCAACAGGACCAACACGTCCGCGCTCACGAGGATCGAGACCATGGCCGCAAGGCGATCGTTGTCACCGAAGCGGATCTCCTGCGTTGCCACCGTGTCGTTCTCGTTGACGATCGGCAGGATCCGCAGGCCGAGCAGCCGCTCCACCGCACGCTGAGCGTTGCTGCGGTGGGTCGGGTTCTCCATGTCCCCCGCCGTCAGCAGGATCTGGCCGGCCACGATTCCGTACCGGTCGAGGCTGTGCTGGTAGCGGAAGATGAGGACGTTCTGGCCCACGGCGGCTGCGGCTTGCTGGGTGGCGAGGTCAGTCGGTCGAGAGTCGAGCTTGAGATAGGGGATGCCCGTGGCAATAGCACCGGACGACACGAGTATCACCTCGGCACCCCGCGCGTGCGCTGCAGCCAACGCATCGACCAGCGGACCGATCTGCGACACATTCGGGCCGCTGACGGAGGACGAGCCGACTTTCACGACGATACGGCGCGCGTTCGCGACATCCGCGGGGTTGCGAACCTCAGCCATCTGACTCGTCGTCCTTACTCACCGCAAATCCCTCGTCGTCGGTCCACAGGCCGGAGGCGCGCTCGGCTTCGAGCTCGGCTCGGGCAGCGGCCTTGGCATCCATGCGCTCGGTGTAGCTCGAGCGGCGCTCCTTGTTGGTCTGGCGATGGTTGTCGTCGAATCGGCTGTCGGTGCCACGCGGGCTCGTGATGAGCTCGGCCGCCGACGTCATGGTGGGCTCCCAATCGAACACCACACCGTCACCGCCGCCGATCATGACAGTGGAACCGGGAACCGCCCCAGCCTTGAAGAGTGCCTCGTCGGTGCCGATCTTGGCCAGGCGGTCGGCGAGGTAGCCGACGGCCTCCTCGTTGGCGAAGTCGGTCTGGGCGACCCAGCGTTCGGGCTTCGTGCCGAGAATACGGAACGTGTCGCCGTAGGTGCCGCCTTCGACGCGGATCGTGAAGTCCTGCTCGTCGACCGGGCGCGGCCGGATCACGATGCGGGGCTTGACCGTTTCGGCGAGGGCACGGGCGGCCCGCTCGGACTCGACGATGTCGGCGAGGGCGTAGGACAGCTCGCGCAGGCCGGAGTGCGTAGCCGCCGAGACCTCGAACACCTGGTACCCGCGCGCCTCGAGTTCGGGCTTGACCATCTCGGCGAGATCGTGCGCCTCAGGAACGTCCACCTTGTTCAGCGCGATGAGCTGGGGGCGGTCGAGCAGCGGACGCTGACCCTCGGGAACCGGGTATGCGGCCAGCTCGCCGAGGATGATGTCGAGGTCACTGAGCGGGTCCCGGCCGGGCTCGAGGGTTGCGCAGTCGAGCACGTGGAGGAGCGCGGAACAACGCTCGACATGGCGGAGGAACTCAAGCCCCAGCCCCTTGCCTTCGCTTGCGCCCTCGATAAGTCCCGGCACATCCGCGATCGTGTAGCGGGTCTCCCCCGACTCCACGACACCGAGGTTCGGATGCAACGTGGTGAACGGGTAGTCGGCGATCTTGGGCCGTGCCGCGCTCATCGCGGCGATGAGGCTGGACTTTCCGGCTGACGGGAATCCGACGAGTGCGATGTCCGCGACGATCTTGAGTTCGAGGAGCACGTCACCCTCGAAGCCGGGCGTGCCGAGGAGCGCAAAGCCCGGGGCCTTGCGCTTGGTGTTCGCGAGAGCGGCATTGCCGAGACCGCCCTGGCCACCGGGGGCCACGACGAAACGCATGCCCGGGGAATCGAGATCGACGAGCTCCGTGCCATCAGGATCCTTGACGACAGTGCCCACGGGCACCTCGAGGATGAGTTCCCGGCCGGACGTGCCCGCGCGGTTGTCTCCCATACCAGGCTGGCCGTGGTCCGACTTGCGGTGGGGCGAACGGTGGAACCCGAGAA encodes the following:
- a CDS encoding amidase, whose protein sequence is MTLRTTPHHRARRLGTVAAGITAIAVALSAGVVPASAVTTVPTAGAEWQIHDSARPGLDTGSIRAINNTRVDGYGNIFVRVAGAGSAPLMNGQMMRGFGLTFDGVSTFSSTVSVPLGDVAVSRRVDLQSASDSARYFDTFTNTSSSPITVDVSFGGALGYGSGNQQGTVAATTDGDTTISPADSWAVVSQPVAAGNRPIGTVLGSPAPFEGAMVRTGNQERNPFETALVTTGHEANFYGFVNTLTIDPGETQSLLRYVYAGTPGPDSVATASTALTALATTPSVEGLSDDELCTVANWDLPSDDCGTSLTLELPPTPAPAPTTTAITYDVVSKSIAELQADMELGVVTSEQITQAYLDRIAAYDDGPFGFHSFITVADDALDQARAADARRAAGETGELLGIPMGIKDIYDTYDMPTTGGSAALEGWTPAKDSYQVAKLREAGAVILGKTNLSEWANSGSRSESGYGQVWNALSPSKTSFGSSGGSAVALAASLTAGAMGTQTGVSLYAPATGSSMTMFRGTDGMASTRGVMPLTYGQDYAGPIARTVTDLAYILNATTGTDPDELLTAEADAHRPEDWTDHLTVDGLQGKRVGFIPGSFVSGFADDTTGATVLASLSELEKAGATLVEMGTPPSAGSAPSVNGWALYISEQESFPFPNSSALKADERVLPYNRGTDNTGGAVVPRPTDEQIQARIDARKLSKDRIAQWMDAADVDFVVYAGFISDIYNNDGNSNQHSSDRATGVPTSNYGVPTVVVPMGANEHGYPMSLQIVGRAWDDAAVLNAGYALEQATQAQLESQYAPRLTVIGEDGEVIPPAAEAPALAHTGGEISEAIVFASALLLGAGLVLALGAARRRHARG
- a CDS encoding DUF4870 domain-containing protein; its protein translation is MTNTTNPYANPVSSAPLLSPAEEKQWAVLTHVLSIFFGIISAAVFFFLFRNRGPFVRHHTTTEWNFQLTVLIISAVFFALCFVSFFVSFASGMAGSTSMPPGMALFFVGYFMIFITRIVAAVLGIRAAVLTNRGEFYSYPAFRFAR
- the budA gene encoding acetolactate decarboxylase, with the translated sequence MPTGDLRPRPGKGVQQFSFVDALVAGLYEGAFSAADVAAAGDLGVGCGDALDGELVLVDGRMVLCRANGTVQDVAADERLPFAEVVVFEPTFSHEVAGLGEKQFEDLIESLVPSNNLFYALRVEASFDRMTVREAVRQQAPYRGLAEAVKDQRETTVGETSGTMVGFKGPDVFQGLSVADFHLHYLDNAGTFGGHVLDFDLVSGVVSMEAYSTFVLKLPEVESYLAAELDDISADADIRAAEGS
- the rsfS gene encoding ribosome silencing factor — protein: MTASDHARELLSVAALAADAKQGEDLVALDVSGPLPLTDVFLLVTGRNERNVQAIASEIEDKLLEIGAKPLRREGRAEGRWILLDFGDLVVHVFHEEDRMYYSLERLWKDCPAIPITLPVAPTVD
- the nadD gene encoding nicotinate-nucleotide adenylyltransferase, which translates into the protein MTEQAQRRARIGIMGGTFDPIHNGHLVAASEVQSSFDLDEVIFVPTGQPWMKPEVTEGEHRYLMTVIATAANPRFTVSRVDIERKGPTYTVDTLRDIRAARPDADLFFITGADAVAQILEWKDVDEVWNLAHFIAVSRPGHPLTISGLPEQGVSSLEVPALAISSTDCRSRVSRGFPVWYLVPDGVVQYIAKHHLYRSSR
- a CDS encoding glutamate-5-semialdehyde dehydrogenase; the protein is MPESAVLTSLTDKLAASRVAARALATATTAQKNDALRAISEAVATGAASILPANELDLANGRENGLSVALQDRLRLDESRLASLASAVLEIVALPDPVGDVVRGSSLENGLQLTQVRVPFGVVGAIYEARPNVTIDIAALALKSGNAVVLRGGSAAENTNRVLVSLIQGALKSVGLPVESVQTIDEFGREGATQLMQARGYVDVLIPRGSAQLIDTVVRESKVPVIETGAGVVHVYLDDSADLTTAVEIVHNAKVQRPSVCNALETLLVSEAAAARLLPAVLDRLRASGVTIHADERARSIFPDSVAATEEDWATEYMSLDLAVRVVDGLDDALEHIRDYSTHHTESIITNDLSRAERFLAEVDSAVVMVNASTRFTDGGEFGFGAEVGISTQKLHARGPMGLPELTSTKWIVRGSGQVRA
- the proB gene encoding glutamate 5-kinase, with protein sequence MAEVRNPADVANARRIVVKVGSSSVSGPNVSQIGPLVDALAAAHARGAEVILVSSGAIATGIPYLKLDSRPTDLATQQAAAAVGQNVLIFRYQHSLDRYGIVAGQILLTAGDMENPTHRSNAQRAVERLLGLRILPIVNENDTVATQEIRFGDNDRLAAMVSILVSADVLVLLSDIDALYTRPPGEPGATRIDRVPFDDDLAGVTFGDIGVAGVGTGGAGTKVAAAKLAAAAGIPTLLAATGVVAGALAGTESGTWFEAAPVVDSSHA